A DNA window from Daucus carota subsp. sativus chromosome 3, DH1 v3.0, whole genome shotgun sequence contains the following coding sequences:
- the LOC108213766 gene encoding probable flavin-containing monooxygenase 1 translates to MAIFSKIGIIGAGISGIAAAKQLAEHNPVVFEATDSLGGVWKHCSFRSTKLQTPRCDYEFSDFPWTERNNTSFPTYQEILDYLYSYANNFDVLKFVKFNSKVVEIRFVGDRETADYGGKMGKYGRLLSTGKPFWEVAVQTSDSDTVQMYAFEFLVICTGKYGDIPKIPAFPQNKGPEVFKGKVMHSIEYSKLDEEASVDLLKDKKVVVVGYKKSAIDLAVECAEANQGPEGKPCTMIVRTLHWTVPHYSIWGLPFYMFYSTRFSQFFHERPNQSLLKTLLSHLLSPVRRAISKTIESYLAWKLPLDKYGLRPDHPFEEDYASCQMAILPENFFSEADKGKILFERASRWWFWEGGVEFEDGTRLEADVVFLATGFDGRKKLKAILPDPFRGLMEFPSGMMPLYRGTIHPFIPNMAFVGYVESVSNLHTAEIRCKWLARLVGGHFKLPSVEKMLEQVTTENEIMKKTTRFYKRNCISTFSINHSDEICEEMGWSSWRKKNWLAEAFSPYNSQDYEEEHK, encoded by the exons ATGGCTATTTTTTCAAAGATTGGCATTATTGGAGCTGGAATTAGCGGCATAGCTGCTGCTAAACAGCTAGCTGAACACAACCCTGTGGTTTTCGAGGCCACGGACTCTCTGGGAGGAGTGTGGAAACACTGCTCTTTTAGGTCCACTAAGCTTCAAACTCCACGTTGTGATTATGAGTTCTCGGATTTTCCCTGGACTGAAAGAAACAACACGAGTTTTCCAACTTATCAGGAGATACTGGACTATCTCTATTCCTATGCTAACAACTTTGATGTGCTCAAGTTTGTTAAATTCAATTCCAAGGTTGTCGAAATCCGGTTCGTTGGTGATCGGGAAACGGCTGATTATGGGGGTAAGATGGGGAAGTATGGACGTCTACTCTCCACTGGCAAGCCATTCTGGGAGGTTGCTGTGCAGACTAGTGATTCAGACACCGTTCAG ATGTATGCGTTTGAATTCCTGGTGATATGCACCGGAAAGTATGGGGACATACCCAAGATACCAGCATTTCCCCAGAACAAAGGGCCAGAAGTATTTAAAGGGAAGGTGATGCATTCCATTGAATACAGCAAACTGGATGAAGAAGCCTCTGTGGATCTTCTTAAGGACAAGAAGGTCGTTGTAGTTGGCTATAAGAAATCTGCCATTGATTTGGCTGTTGAATGTGCTGAAGCAAACCAAG GACCAGAGGGCAAGCCATGCACCATGATTGTACGGACCCTGCACTGGACAGTTCCACACTACTCAATCTGGGGATTACCATTTTACATGTTCTATTCCACAAGATTTTCTCAGTTCTTTCATGAAAGACCAAACCAAAGCCTTCTAAAGACCCTCCTCAGTCACCTATTATCTCCTGTG AGAAGAGCAATTTCAAAGACAATCGAGTCGTACTTGGCATGGAAGCTACCATTGGACAAGTATGGGTTGAGACCTGATCACCCCTTTGAGGAAGACTACGCGTCGTGCCAAATGGCAATCTTGCCTGAAAATTTCTTCTCTGAGGCAGACAAGGGGAAGATTTTGTTCGAAAGAGCATCAAGGTGGTGGTTCTGGGAAGGTGGAGTTGAATTTGAAGATGGCACAAGATTGGAGGCTGATGTCGTGTTTCTTGCTACTGGTTTTGATGGCAGAAAAAAACTAAAAGCCATCTTGCCTGATCCTTTTCGCGGTTTGATGGAATTCCCATCAGGCATGATGCCCTTGTACAG GGGTACCATCCATCCTTTCATTCCAAACATGGCTTTTGTGGGATATGTGGAGAGTGTTTCAAACTTGCACACTGCAGAGATCCGATGCAAATGGCTGGCTCGGCTTGTGGGGGGTCATTTTAAGCTACCTAGTGTGGAGAAGATGCTTGAACAGGTTACCACAGAAAATGAAATCATGAAAAAGACAACCAGATTTTACAAGAGGAACTGCATTTCTACTTTCAGTATTAACCACAGTGATGAGATATGTGAAGAGATGGGATGGAGCTCCTGGAGGAAGAAGAACTGGCTAGCTGAAGCATTTAGCCCTTACAACAGTCAAGATTACGAAGAAGAACACAAGTAA